From the genome of Clavibacter nebraskensis NCPPB 2581:
CGCGCGGTTCTCGTCGGCCGGCACGGCCGGCGTCATCCTCGCGGGCGTCGCCAGCACCCAGCTCTTCTCCGCGCTCACCTCGCTCGTCGTCTTCGCGTTCGCCGACTCCGACGAGACGCGCGGCATCACGTTCTGGCTCCTCGGATCGCTCGAGGGCATGCGCTGGGACGAGGTCGGGCTGAGCGTCTCCGTGGTCGTCGTCGGCGCCGTCGTCTGCCTCGCCTACGCCCGCTCGCTCGACGCCTTCGCGTTCGGGGAGGAGGTGGCGTCGTCGCTCGGGATCCACGTGGGCCGCACCCGCACGATCCTCCTGGTCGTGACCGCGCTGCTCACCGCGACGCTCGTGAGCATCGCCGGCGCCATCGGATTCGTCGGCCTGGTTCTGCCGCACGCCGCGCGCCTGCTGTTCGGCCAGCGGCACTCGCGCGTCGTGCCCGCCACGATCGTGCTCGGCGCGGTGTTCATGGTGTGGGTCGACGCGTTCTCGCGCCTCGCCTTCGCACCCACGCCGCTGCCGGTGGGCGTCGGCACGGCGCTCGTCGGCGTGCCCGTGTTCATGCTGCTGCTGATGCGCAACCGGGGGCGCGCATGACGCTCGAGGCGCGGGGCGTCAGCTGGTCGCGGGGCGGGCGGATCGTGGTGGACGACGTCACGCTCGAGCCGGCGCCCGCATCCACCGTGGGGCTGCTCGGGCCCAACGGCTCGGGCAAGTCGTCGCTGCTGAAGCTGCTGCAGGGGGACGCCGCGCCGGACTCCGGCCGCGTGACGCTCGACGGCGCCGACCTCGCGGGGCTCCGGCGGCGCGAGGTCGCCCGGCGCGTGGCGACCGTGACCCAGCACGGCGAGACCGAGGTCGACATCGTGGTGCGCGACGTCGTGCGCCTCGGCCGCACGCCGTACCGGACGCTCCTCGGCGGCGACACGGCAGAGGACCGGGCGGCGATCGACCGCGCGTTGGCGCACGTAGGGCTCGCGGCGAAGGCCGACCACGCGTGGCGGACGCTCTCCGGCGGCGAGCGGCAGCGGGCCCACATCGCGCGCGCCCTCGCGCAGGAGCCGCGCGAGCTGCTGCTCGACGAGCCCACCAACCACCTCGACATCCGCCACCAGCTGGAGCTGCTCGCGCTCGTGCGCGACCTGCCCGTGACCACCG
Proteins encoded in this window:
- a CDS encoding FecCD family ABC transporter permease; protein product: MGRARGPALSAPASRAAAAPIAARVRALPHALRIGLLVVLGVVALALSVGVAVTLGPADVSLVNVRDILLNHLGAARIPVRVSEDAIVWQERLPRALVAAACGAGLGLCGVVLQSLLRNPLADPFVLGVSSGASTGAVLIGVLGLGGGAIGMSGGAFIGALVAFGFVLLLARFSSAGTAGVILAGVASTQLFSALTSLVVFAFADSDETRGITFWLLGSLEGMRWDEVGLSVSVVVVGAVVCLAYARSLDAFAFGEEVASSLGIHVGRTRTILLVVTALLTATLVSIAGAIGFVGLVLPHAARLLFGQRHSRVVPATIVLGAVFMVWVDAFSRLAFAPTPLPVGVGTALVGVPVFMLLLMRNRGRA
- a CDS encoding ABC transporter ATP-binding protein, which codes for MTLEARGVSWSRGGRIVVDDVTLEPAPASTVGLLGPNGSGKSSLLKLLQGDAAPDSGRVTLDGADLAGLRRREVARRVATVTQHGETEVDIVVRDVVRLGRTPYRTLLGGDTAEDRAAIDRALAHVGLAAKADHAWRTLSGGERQRAHIARALAQEPRELLLDEPTNHLDIRHQLELLALVRDLPVTTVVALHDLNLAAMFCDSVLVLREGRVVAGGDPREVLTPELIADVYGVRALVRHDEARGCTQVLFDAAPL